A genomic stretch from Falco cherrug isolate bFalChe1 chromosome 1, bFalChe1.pri, whole genome shotgun sequence includes:
- the KREMEN1 gene encoding kremen protein 1 isoform X2 has product MGPPALAAALALSGLALSCCREPALPECYTANGADYRGTQNQTSQYAGKPCLFWNETFEHPYNTLKYPNGEGGLGEHNYCRNPDGDVSPWCYIAEHEDGIYWKYCEIPSCRMPGNLGCYKDHGEPPPLTGTSETSNKLTIQTCISSCRSQQFKFAGMESGYACFCGNNPDYWRYGEAASTECNSVCFGDHTQPCGGDGRVILFDTLIGACGGNYTSATAVIYSPDFPDTYGTGKVCYWTIQVPGASQIHFSFALFEIKDATDMVELLDGYTYHVLARFNGKNRPPHTFNISLDFVILYFFSDEVNQAQGFAIRYRAVKDNVHQNKIPVNQSLSEKINEQANLSINAARSSKILYVITTSPSHPSSSMPEWTIYSLTALLILSVTAITAKIFLHITMRSHQTPSATETEDSSEVTTAGEIWSIFYQPSTSISIFKKKLRSQQDDCNPLVGN; this is encoded by the exons AATGTTACACAGCAAATGGGGCTGACTATCGAGGCACTCAGAACCAGACCTCCCAATATGCAGGGAAACCTTGTCTTTTTTGGAATGAGACCTTTGAGCATCCTTATAATACTCTGAAATATCCCAATGGGGAGGGAGGGCTTGGAGAGCATAACTACTGCAG gaaCCCTGATGGAGATGTCAGCCCATGGTGCTACATTGCAGAGCATGAGGATGGAATATATTGGAAATACTGTGAGATTCCATCCTGCCGAA TGCCGGGGAATCTGGGCTGTTACAAGGACCACGGGGAGCCACCACCTTTGACTGGCACCAGCGAGACCTCCAATAAACTTACTATCCAAACGTGCATCAGTTCCTGCCGAAGTCAACAGTTTAAG TTTGCAGGCATGGAATCAGGTTATGCTTGTTTCTGTGGAAATAATCCTGACTACTGGAGATATGGGGAGGCAGCCAGTACGGAATGCAACAGTGTTTGCTTTGGAGACCATACTCAGCCTTGCGGTGGGGATGGCAGAGTCATTCTTTTTGACA CCCTTATTGGTGCCTGTGGAGGGAATTACACTTCTGCCACAGCTGTGATCTATTCCCCAGATTTTCCTGACACATACGGCACAGGCAAAGTCTGTTACTGGACGATACAAGTTCCAGGAGCATCTCAAATCCACTTCAGCTTTGCCCTTTTTGAAATCAAAGATGCCACAGATATGGTGGAATTGCTGGACGGCTATACCTATCATGTTCTAGCCCGTTTTAACGGCAAGAACCGGCCTCCCCACACCTTTAACATCTCTTtggattttgtcattttgtaCTTTTTCTCAGATGAAGTCAATCAAGCCCAGGGATTTGCTATCAGATACAGAG ctgtgaagGACAACGTGCATCAAAACAAGATTCCAGTGAATCAGAGCCTTTCAGAGAAGATAAATGAACAAGCAAATCTCAGCATCAATGCAGCCCGGTCATCAAAGATACTCTATGTCATCACAACCAGCCCAAGTCACCCTAGTAGCTCCATGCCTG AGTGGACAATATATAGTCTCACAGCACTGCTCATCCTAAGTGTTACAGCCATAACAGCAAAGATATTTCTCCACATTACCATGAG ATCCCATCAGACACCATCTGCAACTGAAACAGAAGATTCCAGTGAGGTTACGACTGCTGGCGAGATCTGGAGTATATTTTACCAGCCATCCACATCGATATCCATCTTCAAGAAAAAGCTTCGAAGCCAACAAGATGATTGCAACCCGCTAGTGGGAAATTGA
- the KREMEN1 gene encoding kremen protein 1 isoform X1 has protein sequence MSIPPFRALSLRAVGHLCSCRGFLQSRRSHETERCTACKCYTANGADYRGTQNQTSQYAGKPCLFWNETFEHPYNTLKYPNGEGGLGEHNYCRNPDGDVSPWCYIAEHEDGIYWKYCEIPSCRMPGNLGCYKDHGEPPPLTGTSETSNKLTIQTCISSCRSQQFKFAGMESGYACFCGNNPDYWRYGEAASTECNSVCFGDHTQPCGGDGRVILFDTLIGACGGNYTSATAVIYSPDFPDTYGTGKVCYWTIQVPGASQIHFSFALFEIKDATDMVELLDGYTYHVLARFNGKNRPPHTFNISLDFVILYFFSDEVNQAQGFAIRYRAVKDNVHQNKIPVNQSLSEKINEQANLSINAARSSKILYVITTSPSHPSSSMPEWTIYSLTALLILSVTAITAKIFLHITMRSHQTPSATETEDSSEVTTAGEIWSIFYQPSTSISIFKKKLRSQQDDCNPLVGN, from the exons ATGAGCATACCCCCCTTCAGAGCGCTCTCCCTCAGGGCAGTGGgacatctctgcagctgccGCGGGTTTCTGCAGAGCAGGCGGTCACATGAAACAGAGCGTTGCACAGCCTGCA AATGTTACACAGCAAATGGGGCTGACTATCGAGGCACTCAGAACCAGACCTCCCAATATGCAGGGAAACCTTGTCTTTTTTGGAATGAGACCTTTGAGCATCCTTATAATACTCTGAAATATCCCAATGGGGAGGGAGGGCTTGGAGAGCATAACTACTGCAG gaaCCCTGATGGAGATGTCAGCCCATGGTGCTACATTGCAGAGCATGAGGATGGAATATATTGGAAATACTGTGAGATTCCATCCTGCCGAA TGCCGGGGAATCTGGGCTGTTACAAGGACCACGGGGAGCCACCACCTTTGACTGGCACCAGCGAGACCTCCAATAAACTTACTATCCAAACGTGCATCAGTTCCTGCCGAAGTCAACAGTTTAAG TTTGCAGGCATGGAATCAGGTTATGCTTGTTTCTGTGGAAATAATCCTGACTACTGGAGATATGGGGAGGCAGCCAGTACGGAATGCAACAGTGTTTGCTTTGGAGACCATACTCAGCCTTGCGGTGGGGATGGCAGAGTCATTCTTTTTGACA CCCTTATTGGTGCCTGTGGAGGGAATTACACTTCTGCCACAGCTGTGATCTATTCCCCAGATTTTCCTGACACATACGGCACAGGCAAAGTCTGTTACTGGACGATACAAGTTCCAGGAGCATCTCAAATCCACTTCAGCTTTGCCCTTTTTGAAATCAAAGATGCCACAGATATGGTGGAATTGCTGGACGGCTATACCTATCATGTTCTAGCCCGTTTTAACGGCAAGAACCGGCCTCCCCACACCTTTAACATCTCTTtggattttgtcattttgtaCTTTTTCTCAGATGAAGTCAATCAAGCCCAGGGATTTGCTATCAGATACAGAG ctgtgaagGACAACGTGCATCAAAACAAGATTCCAGTGAATCAGAGCCTTTCAGAGAAGATAAATGAACAAGCAAATCTCAGCATCAATGCAGCCCGGTCATCAAAGATACTCTATGTCATCACAACCAGCCCAAGTCACCCTAGTAGCTCCATGCCTG AGTGGACAATATATAGTCTCACAGCACTGCTCATCCTAAGTGTTACAGCCATAACAGCAAAGATATTTCTCCACATTACCATGAG ATCCCATCAGACACCATCTGCAACTGAAACAGAAGATTCCAGTGAGGTTACGACTGCTGGCGAGATCTGGAGTATATTTTACCAGCCATCCACATCGATATCCATCTTCAAGAAAAAGCTTCGAAGCCAACAAGATGATTGCAACCCGCTAGTGGGAAATTGA
- the ZNRF3 gene encoding E3 ubiquitin-protein ligase ZNRF3 isoform X2 has product MHPLGLCNSNDEEDLYEYGWVGVVKLEQPELEPKPCLTVLGKAKRAVQRGATAVIFDVSENPDAIDQLNQGSEDPLKRPVVYVKGADAVKLMNIVNKQKVARARIQHRPPRQPTEYFDMGIFLAFFVVVSLVCLILLVKIKLKQRRSQNSMNRLAVQALEKMETRKFKSKSKGLREGSCGALDTLSSSSTSDCAICLEKYIDGEELRVIPCTHRFHKKCVDPWLLQHHTCPHCRHNIIEQKKGNAGPVCLESINPARSRQQRVILPVHYPGRVHRANQITAYPTRTSMDPHGNPITVLTVERHGEQSLYQAPSPAYIRSYQPIHLDHALNTHHCSLEHRAYSPAHNFRRPKFSGRNFSKAACFSQYETMYQHYYFQGLSYPEQDGQLPAGISSKGPSRAFQPGSSMLFPPVVHVVPSSRLESGSTSSFSCYHGHRSVCSGYLADCPGSDSSSSSSGQCHCSSSDSMVDCTEVSNQGVYGSCSTFRSSLSSDYDPYVYRSKSPCRVGEVGGANRGAIVLLEGPHQDELPAHGHGLVGADCRPVPASSSGDQLSNCSMDMNYSSNSSLEHRDPNGTTSEGGHEATPGAALDVKRNWKNPEIAGPLLEQACACCFELQHSALEPSSGTADCSALFLGSPLWGTCGPGIEPQAGNTPGLYSINSDHLHRTDGVKYEGLPCCFYEEKQVACSSNSGSGGGGCYTEDYAVNVQYTLPDDTLPSCCKGVCDLGQRIPIIPEDRDCEMILPTECQGTHTGGCSSWDGTPELDTYLHCQGMGEVQDEREVCYEATSFLRQNYSSQEEEAGMLFPSPPLNAQKLMTTTKATGAGSHPLERSQIGD; this is encoded by the exons GCAAAACGAGCAGTACAGCGAGGAGCCACAGCGGTCATCTTTGATGTTTCTGAAAACCCAGATGCCATTGATCAG ctgAACCAGGGCTCAGAGGACCCTCTGAAGAGACCAGTGGTGTATGTGAAGGGTGCTGATGCTGTCAAGCTAATGAACATAGTTAACAAGCAGAAAGTGGCACGAGCCAGGATTCAGCATCGCCCCCCACGG caacCCACGGAGTACTTTGATATGGGAATTTTCCTGGCTTTCTTTGTGGTTGTGTCTCTTGTTTGCCTCATTCTTCTTGTCAAGATCAAACTGAAACAACGACGTAGTCAG AATTCCATGAACAGGCTTGCAGTgcaagcactggaaaaaatggagaCCAGGAAGTTTAAGTCCAAGAGTAAGGGACTCCGGGAAGGTAGCTGTGGAGCGCTGGACACACTCAGTAGCAGCTCCACTTCTGACTGTGCCATCTGCTTGGAGAAGTACATTGATGGGGAG GAACTGCGTGTCATTCCCTGCACTCACCGCTTTCACAAGAAATGTGTGGATCCTTGGCTACTGCAGCATCATACCTGCCCTCACTGCCGCCATAATATCATAG AACAGAAGAAGGGAAATGCAGGCCCAGTCTGTCTGGAATCCATCAACCCAGCACGCAGCCGGCAGCAGAGGGTGATTCTGCCTGTCCATTACCCAGGCCGAGTGCACAGAGCAAACCAGATAACAGCGTATCCCACTCGGACAAGCATGGACCCTCACGGAAACCCTATCACAGTACTCACGGTTGAGCGACACGGTGAACAGAGCCTCTACCAAGCGCCGTCCCCAGCCTATATCCGAAGTTACCAGCCTATTCATTTGGACCATGCTTTAAACACGCATCACTGTAGCCTGGAACACAGGGCTTACTCTCCAGCTCACAACTTCCGAAGACCCAAGTTTAGTGGACGCAACTTTTCCAAAGCAGCGTGCTTTTCCCAATATGAGACCATGTATCAGCACTACTACTTCCAAGGCCTTAGTTACCCTGAGCAAGATGGACAGCTTCCAGCTGGCATTTCCTCAAAGGGTCCTTCCCGTGCCTTTCAGCCTGGTAGCAGCATGCTTTTCCCTCCCGTGGTACATGTAGTGCCCTCATCCCGCTTGGAGAGTGGCAGTACCTCCAGCTTTAGCTGCTATCACGGTCACCGTTCGGTGTGCAGTGGATATTTGGCTGACTGCCCTGggagtgacagcagcagcagcagttctggtCAGTGCCACTGCTCCTCTAGCGACTCCATGGTTGACTGCACTGAGGTCAGCAACCAAGGCGTTTATGGGAGCTGCTCCACCTTTCGCAGCTCTCTGAGCAGTGACTATGACCCGTACGTTTACCGCAGTAAGAGCCCTTGCCGAGTCGGTGAGGTTGGTGGTGCAAACAGGGGTGCAATTGTTCTCTTGGAGGGCCCCCACCAGGATGAGCTTCCAGCTCATGGTCACGGCCTGGTGGGTGCTGACTGCCGGCCTGTGCCAGCTTCTTCCTCAGGGGACCAACTGTCTAACTGCAGCATGGATATGAACTATAGCAGTAATTCCTCACTAGAGCACAGGGATCCAAATGGCACTACCTCAGAGGGAGGACATGAGGCCACTCCTGGTGCTGCATTGGATGTTAAAAGGAACTGGAAGAATCCAGAGATAGCAGGGCCACTTCTGGAGCAAGCATGTGCATGCTGCTTTGAACTCCAGCACTCTGCCCTGGAGCCTAGCAGTGGGACGGCTGACTGTAGTGCACTCTTCCTTGGCTCTCCGCTGTGGGGGACGTGTGGCCCAGGAATAGAACCACAGGCAGGGAACACCCCGGGCTTGTACAGTATTAACTCAGACCACTTGCATAGGACAGATGGGGTAAAATATGAGGGGTTGCCCTGCTGCTTCTATGAAGAGAAGCAGGTAGCCTGTAGTAGCAACAGTGGCAGTGGAGGTGGTGGCTGCTATACAGAAGACTATGCAGTGAATGTGCAGTACACGCTTCCCGATGACACCTTGCCAAGCTGCTGTAAGGGTGTATGTGATCTGGGTCAACGCATTCCCATAATTCCTGAAGACAGAGACTGTGAGATGATCCTACCTACAGAGTGCCAAGGGACCCACACGGGCGGCTGTAGTTCCTGGGATGGAACACCTGAGCTGGATACTTACCTGCACTGCCAAGGGATGGGAGAGGTACAGGACGAGAGGGAGGTGTGCTACGAGGCAACATCATTCCTGCGGCAGAACTACTCCTCTCAGGAGGAAGAAGCGGGAATGCTCTTTCCCAGTCCCCCTCTGAACGCCCAGAAGCTGATGACAACCACAAAGGCCACAG GTGCTGGATCTCATCCCCTGGAGAGAAGCCAAATCGGTGACTAG